The following proteins are encoded in a genomic region of Haloarcula salinisoli:
- a CDS encoding valine--tRNA ligase encodes MSDTQDPPTDEPPADDQLTGEYDPEDIESKWQDHWVTEDTYAYDGDADTRFSIDTPPPTVSGNLHMGHLYQFTLQDFVARYHRMADDTVYFPFGYDDNGIASERLTERELDIRHQDFERRAFQEKCREVCATYEEEFTEDVQSLAISVDWDNTYKTIAPEVQRTSQLSFLDLYEKGREYRQRAPTIWCPDCETAISQVEQEDEDKATKFNDIAFDLVADGDGPITWDETFTISTTRPELLPACVSVFVHPDDDENQHLVGGTARVPLFGQEVPIIADERVDMETGSGLVMCCTFGDQNDIEWYQAHDLDLRLAIDESATMTEVAGDYEGMSTHEAREAIVEDLDEEGYLLESRDHDHTVQVHERCGVEVEYLVTEQWYIQMLDKKDEYLEAGREMDWFPEKMLSRYQHWIEGLEWDWCISRQRDSGIPIPVWYCEDCGEPVMAEKADLPVDPLSDDPPVSSCPECGHDELTPEEDVFDTWATSSLTPLVNAGWDWDSEAEDFAWENPELYPFDLRPQGHDIISFWLFHTVVKCYEHTGEVPFDSVMINGMVLDENREAMSKSKGNVIPPSEVLENFPVDAARYWAAGTSIGDDFPYKEGDLEAGERLLQKLWNASRLVDHLTPAERPAEPDELSAVDRWLLAELDATIDSITAKFEDYAFSKARNELRSFFWNTFCDDYLEIAKQRLSDGGDASTEYTLLTAHRTFLKLFAPFLPHITEELWERLDYSAPDADDSIHTTDWPVAGGYEADLAAGETAMEVVSALRRYKTENGLPLNADLEHVEVYGHVDGFEAAVAEAMHVETLDVFEDAPDITTEISGIDLDYSVVGPEFGSDVGAIDAGIESGDYEIDGERLVVADEFELGPDLFEVEETRTYSGEGEMTETESAVVVVR; translated from the coding sequence ATGAGTGACACACAGGACCCACCGACCGACGAACCGCCAGCCGACGACCAGCTAACCGGGGAGTACGACCCCGAAGACATCGAGTCCAAGTGGCAGGACCACTGGGTGACCGAAGACACGTACGCCTACGACGGCGACGCCGACACCCGATTCTCCATCGACACGCCCCCACCCACGGTGTCGGGCAACCTCCACATGGGCCACCTCTACCAGTTCACCCTCCAGGACTTCGTCGCCCGCTACCACCGGATGGCCGACGACACGGTCTACTTCCCCTTCGGCTACGACGACAACGGTATCGCCTCCGAGCGCCTGACCGAGCGGGAACTGGACATCCGCCACCAGGACTTCGAGCGACGGGCGTTCCAGGAGAAATGCCGCGAGGTCTGTGCGACCTACGAGGAGGAGTTCACCGAGGACGTCCAGTCCCTGGCCATCTCCGTGGACTGGGACAACACGTACAAGACCATCGCACCGGAGGTCCAGCGCACCTCGCAACTGTCCTTCCTCGACCTCTACGAGAAGGGCCGGGAGTACCGCCAGCGCGCGCCGACCATCTGGTGTCCCGACTGCGAGACCGCCATCTCACAGGTCGAACAGGAAGACGAGGACAAGGCGACGAAGTTCAACGACATCGCCTTCGACCTCGTGGCCGACGGCGACGGCCCCATCACGTGGGACGAGACCTTCACAATCTCGACGACCCGGCCCGAACTGCTCCCGGCGTGTGTCTCCGTCTTCGTCCACCCGGACGACGACGAGAACCAGCACCTCGTCGGCGGCACCGCTCGGGTCCCGCTGTTCGGCCAGGAGGTCCCCATCATCGCCGACGAGCGCGTCGACATGGAGACCGGCTCCGGGCTGGTGATGTGCTGTACCTTCGGCGACCAGAACGACATCGAGTGGTACCAGGCCCACGACCTCGACCTGCGGCTGGCCATCGACGAGTCCGCGACGATGACCGAGGTCGCCGGCGACTACGAGGGGATGAGTACCCACGAGGCCCGCGAGGCCATCGTCGAGGACTTAGACGAGGAAGGGTACCTGCTGGAATCGCGCGACCACGACCACACCGTCCAGGTCCACGAGCGCTGTGGCGTCGAGGTCGAGTATCTCGTCACCGAGCAGTGGTACATCCAGATGCTCGACAAGAAAGACGAGTACCTCGAAGCGGGCCGGGAGATGGACTGGTTCCCGGAGAAGATGCTCAGCCGCTACCAGCACTGGATAGAGGGGCTCGAATGGGACTGGTGTATCTCCCGCCAGCGCGATTCCGGTATCCCCATCCCAGTCTGGTACTGCGAGGACTGCGGCGAACCGGTCATGGCCGAGAAGGCCGACCTGCCGGTCGACCCGCTCTCGGACGACCCACCGGTGAGTAGCTGTCCGGAGTGTGGCCACGACGAGCTAACCCCCGAAGAGGACGTCTTCGACACGTGGGCGACCTCCTCGCTGACGCCGCTGGTCAACGCCGGCTGGGACTGGGATAGCGAGGCCGAGGACTTCGCCTGGGAGAACCCCGAACTCTACCCCTTCGACCTCCGCCCGCAGGGCCACGACATCATCTCGTTCTGGCTGTTCCACACCGTCGTGAAGTGTTACGAACACACCGGCGAGGTCCCCTTCGACAGCGTCATGATAAACGGGATGGTGCTGGACGAGAACCGCGAGGCGATGTCCAAATCCAAGGGCAACGTCATCCCGCCCAGCGAGGTGCTCGAGAACTTCCCCGTCGACGCCGCCCGCTACTGGGCCGCCGGCACCTCCATCGGCGACGACTTCCCGTACAAAGAGGGCGACCTCGAAGCCGGGGAGCGCCTGCTCCAGAAACTCTGGAACGCCTCCCGTCTGGTCGACCACCTCACTCCCGCGGAGCGCCCAGCCGAACCCGACGAGCTCTCGGCCGTCGACCGGTGGCTGCTTGCCGAGCTGGACGCGACCATCGACTCCATCACCGCGAAGTTCGAGGACTACGCCTTCTCGAAGGCCCGCAACGAACTGCGGTCGTTCTTCTGGAACACGTTCTGTGACGACTACCTCGAAATCGCGAAACAGCGCCTGAGCGACGGTGGCGATGCCAGTACCGAGTACACGCTGCTGACCGCTCACCGTACGTTCCTGAAGCTCTTTGCCCCGTTCCTCCCGCACATCACGGAGGAGCTGTGGGAGCGACTGGACTACAGCGCCCCGGACGCCGACGACTCCATCCACACCACCGACTGGCCGGTCGCGGGCGGCTACGAGGCCGACCTCGCGGCCGGCGAGACGGCCATGGAGGTCGTCTCCGCGCTGCGCCGATACAAGACCGAGAACGGCCTGCCGCTGAACGCCGACCTCGAACACGTCGAGGTGTACGGCCACGTCGACGGGTTCGAAGCCGCCGTCGCCGAGGCGATGCACGTCGAGACGCTCGACGTCTTCGAGGACGCCCCCGACATCACGACCGAGATAAGCGGCATCGACCTCGACTACTCCGTCGTCGGGCCGGAGTTCGGCAGCGACGTGGGCGCCATCGACGCCGGCATCGAGTCCGGAGACTACGAGATAGACGGCGAACGGCTGGTCGTCGCAGACGAGTTCGAACTCGGCCCCGACCTCTTCGAGGTCGAGGAGACCCGGACCTACTCCGGCGAGGGCGAGATGACCGAGACCGAAAGCGCCGTCGTCGTCGTTCGGTAG